The following proteins are encoded in a genomic region of Neosynechococcus sphagnicola sy1:
- the rplE gene encoding 50S ribosomal protein L5: MPLPLKTLYQEKIVPKLMEQFHYENIHQVPKLVKVTINRGLGDAAQNAKALEASLNEIAKITGQKPVVTRAKKAIAGFKLRQGMPVGIMVTLRAGRMHDFLDRLIHLSLPRIRDFRGISPKSFDGRGNYTLGIREQLIFPEIDYDSIDQMRGMDISIITTANTDEEGRALLKEMGMPFRDH; the protein is encoded by the coding sequence ATGCCATTACCACTCAAAACTCTTTACCAGGAAAAAATTGTCCCCAAGTTGATGGAGCAGTTTCATTACGAAAATATCCATCAGGTTCCGAAACTGGTAAAAGTCACGATTAACCGGGGCTTGGGAGATGCCGCCCAGAATGCCAAAGCATTAGAGGCATCCCTCAATGAAATTGCCAAAATTACGGGACAAAAGCCAGTTGTCACCCGAGCCAAGAAGGCGATCGCGGGTTTCAAGCTCCGTCAGGGAATGCCCGTCGGCATTATGGTCACCTTACGGGCAGGCCGAATGCATGATTTCCTGGATCGACTGATTCACCTATCGTTGCCTCGCATTCGAGACTTTCGGGGAATTAGCCCCAAGAGCTTTGACGGTCGCGGCAACTACACCCTTGGCATTCGGGAACAACTGATATTCCCAGAGATTGATTACGACAGCATCGATCAGATGCGAGGCATGGACATTTCAATCATCACCACTGCCAACACCGATGAAGAGGGGCGCGCTCTGTTGAAAGAAATGGGCATGCCCTTCCGGGATCACTGA
- the rplX gene encoding 50S ribosomal protein L24, translated as MHVKKGDTVQVIAGSDKGKVGEILQTFPKLSKVVVKGVNLRTRHMKPRQEGESGQIVTSEAPIHSSNVMLYSTKQKTVSRVCYTFDANGRKVRMLKKTGETID; from the coding sequence ATGCACGTCAAAAAAGGGGATACGGTGCAGGTGATCGCTGGCAGTGACAAGGGTAAGGTGGGCGAAATTCTGCAAACCTTTCCCAAACTCAGCAAAGTGGTGGTGAAAGGGGTGAATCTGAGAACCCGACATATGAAACCCCGTCAGGAAGGAGAATCGGGTCAGATCGTAACTTCGGAAGCGCCGATTCATAGCTCCAATGTCATGCTCTACTCCACCAAACAAAAGACGGTGAGTCGGGTCTGCTACACCTTTGATGCCAATGGTCGCAAGGTGCGGATGCTGAAGAAAACTGGCGAAACGATTGACTAA
- the rplN gene encoding 50S ribosomal protein L14 translates to MIQQESYLNVADNSGARKLMCIRVLGGGNRRYGGVGDVIIAVVKDAIPNMAVKKSDVVRAVVVRTRKALRRDSGMTIRFDDNAAVIINADGNPKGTRVFGPVARELRDKNFTKIVSLAPEVL, encoded by the coding sequence ATGATTCAACAAGAGTCTTACCTGAATGTTGCTGATAACAGTGGTGCCCGCAAGCTGATGTGTATTCGGGTGCTGGGGGGCGGTAATCGTCGCTACGGGGGGGTCGGGGATGTGATCATTGCGGTAGTCAAGGATGCGATTCCCAATATGGCGGTCAAGAAGTCCGATGTAGTGCGCGCTGTTGTGGTTCGGACTCGCAAAGCGCTTCGACGTGACAGTGGGATGACGATTCGCTTTGACGATAACGCGGCTGTGATTATCAATGCGGATGGCAACCCCAAGGGAACACGGGTTTTTGGCCCAGTGGCGCGGGAACTACGCGATAAAAACTTTACCAAGATTGTTTCCTTGGCACCGGAGGTACTTTGA
- the rpsQ gene encoding 30S ribosomal protein S17 — protein sequence MAVKERVGLVVSDKMDKTVVVAVENRSAHPKYGKIVVQTKRYKVHDEQNQCKIGDRVRIQETRPLSRTKRWLVADILSHPPA from the coding sequence ATGGCTGTCAAGGAAAGAGTCGGTCTAGTTGTCAGTGACAAAATGGACAAAACCGTGGTCGTAGCCGTGGAAAATCGATCTGCCCATCCCAAGTACGGCAAGATTGTGGTGCAAACCAAGCGCTACAAAGTTCACGATGAGCAAAATCAATGCAAGATCGGAGATCGCGTCCGCATCCAAGAAACTCGGCCCCTCAGTCGCACCAAACGGTGGTTGGTCGCCGATATTCTCAGCCATCCCCCCGCTTAG
- the rpmC gene encoding 50S ribosomal protein L29: MPLSKISDFRSLSDQELAAQISVSKRELFELRLLKATRRLEKPHQFKQARHRIAQLMTIEQERLRVPVSAESVATQE; the protein is encoded by the coding sequence ATGCCCCTTTCCAAAATTTCGGACTTCCGTAGCTTGAGCGATCAAGAGTTGGCAGCTCAAATCTCGGTTTCAAAGCGAGAACTGTTTGAACTCCGCCTTCTGAAGGCGACTCGTCGTCTCGAAAAACCTCATCAATTTAAGCAGGCCCGTCATCGGATTGCTCAATTGATGACCATTGAACAGGAACGCCTTCGGGTTCCTGTTTCGGCAGAATCTGTTGCAACCCAGGAGTAG
- the rplP gene encoding 50S ribosomal protein L16 produces the protein MLSPRRTKFRKQQRGRMEGLATRGSSLNFGDFGLQALEPAWITARQIEASRRAMTRYIRRGGKIWIRVFPDKPVTMRPAETRMGSGKGSPEFWVAVVKPGRVLFEIKGVTEEVAREAMRLASHKMPIKTKFIIRDLEES, from the coding sequence ATGTTAAGCCCAAGAAGAACTAAATTCCGTAAACAGCAGCGGGGTCGCATGGAAGGTCTGGCGACACGTGGCAGTTCGCTAAACTTTGGCGATTTCGGACTCCAAGCCCTAGAACCTGCTTGGATTACCGCTCGACAGATCGAGGCTAGTCGTCGGGCAATGACTCGCTATATTCGTCGGGGTGGCAAAATCTGGATTCGGGTGTTTCCAGATAAGCCGGTGACCATGCGCCCTGCAGAAACACGGATGGGATCTGGGAAAGGATCGCCAGAGTTTTGGGTAGCGGTGGTAAAGCCGGGACGAGTTTTATTTGAAATTAAAGGCGTGACGGAGGAAGTGGCTCGGGAAGCGATGCGCTTGGCCTCCCACAAGATGCCAATCAAGACCAAGTTTATTATTCGCGACCTGGAGGAGTCTTGA
- the rpsC gene encoding 30S ribosomal protein S3, with the protein MGQKIHPTGFRLGVIQDHRSRWFADASRYPELLQEDFKIRQFVQKQLSNAGISQVRIERKADQIDLEVHTARPGVVVGRGGAGIESLRLGLQEALGSSRQIRINVVEVARVDADAALIAEYIAQQLERRVSFRRVVRQTIQRAQRAGIQGIKIQVSGRLNGAEIARTEWTREGRVPLHTLRADIDYSYKTAKTIYGILGVKVWVFKGEIIPGQEETPPPGSAQPRRRQQRRRQQFEDRSRED; encoded by the coding sequence GTGGGACAAAAAATCCATCCAACTGGCTTCCGCCTCGGTGTCATTCAGGATCACCGTTCTCGCTGGTTTGCGGATGCCAGTCGCTATCCCGAGCTGCTACAGGAAGACTTCAAGATCCGTCAGTTTGTGCAGAAGCAACTCAGCAATGCTGGGATTTCTCAAGTTCGGATTGAGCGCAAAGCAGATCAGATTGATTTAGAAGTCCACACGGCGCGTCCGGGTGTCGTGGTCGGACGGGGAGGCGCTGGAATTGAGTCCCTGCGTCTGGGCTTACAAGAGGCATTGGGGAGCAGTCGCCAGATTCGCATCAACGTGGTGGAAGTGGCACGGGTGGATGCCGATGCAGCCCTGATTGCTGAGTATATTGCCCAACAGTTAGAGCGACGGGTATCCTTCCGTCGTGTGGTTCGCCAAACGATTCAACGGGCGCAACGAGCTGGCATTCAAGGGATCAAAATTCAGGTCAGTGGCCGTTTGAATGGGGCTGAAATTGCCCGCACCGAGTGGACTCGGGAAGGTCGTGTCCCCCTCCATACCCTCCGGGCCGATATTGACTACTCCTATAAGACCGCCAAGACGATCTACGGCATCTTAGGGGTGAAGGTTTGGGTGTTTAAGGGTGAAATTATTCCTGGACAGGAGGAGACCCCTCCCCCCGGTTCTGCCCAGCCCCGTCGTCGGCAGCAACGCCGCCGCCAACAGTTTGAAGATCGCTCTCGGGAAGATTAG
- the rplV gene encoding 50S ribosomal protein L22, whose protein sequence is MAINTTETKAIARYIRMSPYKVRRVLDQIRGRSYRDALMILEFMPYRACDPVLKVLRSAVANAEHNVGLDPATLVVSQAYADQGPSLKRFRPRAQGRAYQIRKPTCHITVAVASAQD, encoded by the coding sequence ATGGCTATCAATACTACTGAAACCAAAGCTATTGCCCGCTACATCCGGATGTCACCCTACAAGGTGCGCCGGGTTCTGGATCAAATTCGGGGCCGCTCCTATCGGGATGCCCTGATGATTCTGGAGTTCATGCCCTATCGTGCCTGTGATCCGGTATTGAAGGTCTTGCGTTCCGCCGTCGCCAACGCCGAGCATAACGTTGGCCTTGATCCAGCCACACTGGTTGTCAGTCAAGCCTATGCCGATCAAGGGCCGTCCCTGAAGCGCTTCCGCCCCCGAGCCCAGGGACGAGCCTACCAAATTCGCAAGCCGACTTGTCATATCACGGTGGCCGTTGCCTCCGCCCAAGACTAA
- the rpsS gene encoding 30S ribosomal protein S19: MARSLKKGPFVADHLLRKIEALNVRGDKQVIKTWSRASTILPQMIGHTIAVHNGRQHVPVYITEQMVGHKLGEFAPTRTFRGHAKSDKKSSR, from the coding sequence ATGGCTCGTTCCCTAAAAAAAGGCCCATTCGTGGCGGATCATCTCTTGCGCAAAATTGAGGCTCTCAATGTCAGAGGTGACAAACAAGTCATCAAGACGTGGTCCCGTGCCTCAACGATTCTGCCGCAGATGATTGGACACACGATTGCCGTACATAATGGGCGGCAACATGTTCCGGTTTACATCACCGAGCAGATGGTGGGACACAAGTTGGGAGAATTTGCGCCGACTCGCACCTTCCGAGGGCACGCCAAGAGTGACAAAAAATCGTCCCGATAG
- the rplB gene encoding 50S ribosomal protein L2, with product MGIRAYRPYTPSTREHTVSDFAEVTRSEPEKSLTKSRHSPKGRNNRGVITCRHRGGGHKQLYRQVDFRREKHNVPAKVAGIEYDPNRNARIALLYYQDGEKRYILHPVGLAVGSIVISGPEAAIEIGNALPLGNVPLGTNVHNVELVPGKGGQIVRAAGATAQVKAKEGDYVTLQFPSGEVRKVRRECYATIGQVGNLDVRNISLGKAGRKRWKGRRPEVRGSVMNPVDHPHGGGEGRAPIGRSGPVTPWGKPALGYKTRKRKKRSNDLIVRRRRKASKRGRGGRES from the coding sequence ATGGGCATCCGAGCTTACAGACCTTATACCCCCAGCACCCGTGAACACACGGTTTCCGACTTTGCGGAGGTCACCCGCAGTGAGCCAGAAAAATCTCTGACAAAATCGCGGCACTCACCTAAGGGTCGCAATAATCGCGGTGTCATCACCTGCCGCCATCGGGGTGGGGGGCATAAACAGCTCTATCGCCAAGTTGACTTTCGGCGTGAAAAGCACAACGTACCGGCTAAGGTTGCTGGCATTGAATATGATCCGAATCGCAATGCCCGGATCGCCTTGCTTTACTACCAGGATGGCGAGAAGCGGTACATCCTCCATCCCGTGGGTTTGGCGGTCGGCAGCATTGTGATCTCAGGGCCAGAGGCAGCGATTGAAATTGGCAATGCCTTACCTTTAGGCAATGTGCCGTTGGGAACCAATGTGCACAACGTGGAATTGGTTCCCGGTAAAGGGGGGCAGATTGTCCGTGCTGCTGGTGCCACTGCCCAAGTGAAGGCGAAAGAAGGTGATTATGTCACCTTGCAGTTCCCGTCCGGGGAAGTTCGCAAGGTTCGTCGCGAGTGCTATGCCACCATTGGTCAAGTCGGCAATCTTGATGTTCGCAACATCAGTTTAGGTAAGGCCGGGCGCAAGCGCTGGAAAGGACGGCGTCCTGAAGTGCGAGGAAGTGTAATGAACCCAGTGGATCACCCCCACGGTGGGGGTGAAGGTCGGGCACCCATTGGTCGTAGTGGTCCTGTTACCCCTTGGGGTAAACCCGCCTTGGGATATAAAACCCGGAAGCGCAAAAAGCGGAGTAATGATCTGATTGTCCGTCGTCGTCGCAAGGCTTCCAAGCGGGGTCGAGGCGGGCGGGAGTCATAA
- a CDS encoding 50S ribosomal protein L23, with protein sequence MPDIDVRSLPDLIRRPLVTEKATRLLELNQYTFEVVPRANKLQIKAAIEDLFKVKVVSVNTANPPRKQRRVGKFTGHRSRYKRAVVTLAAGDSITLFPDV encoded by the coding sequence GTGCCTGATATTGATGTCCGCTCTTTGCCGGATTTGATCCGTCGTCCCCTGGTGACGGAGAAAGCCACTCGGCTACTGGAATTGAATCAATATACCTTTGAAGTGGTTCCCCGAGCCAACAAGCTCCAGATCAAGGCAGCAATTGAAGATCTGTTCAAGGTCAAGGTTGTCAGTGTCAACACCGCTAATCCACCCCGGAAGCAGCGGCGGGTGGGCAAGTTTACGGGGCATCGCTCCCGTTACAAACGGGCTGTTGTCACCCTGGCAGCAGGTGACTCGATTACCCTCTTCCCTGATGTTTGA
- the rplD gene encoding 50S ribosomal protein L4: MVNCVVQNWQGEQVGEAALDLRVASETTAAHIVHRALCRQLTNARQGNASTKTRAEVRGGGRKPWRQKGTGRARAGSNRSPLWRKGGVIFGPKPRDYVLKMNRKERRLALRTAFQSRVPDLIVVEDFAQHLPRPKTKELAAAIARWGVKPDAKVLLIIAERHETVYLSARNLGNLKLIAANNLNIADLLDADQIISTQAALAKIQEVYGA; the protein is encoded by the coding sequence ATGGTCAACTGTGTCGTTCAAAATTGGCAGGGAGAACAAGTTGGGGAAGCGGCGCTAGATCTGCGCGTTGCCAGTGAGACGACCGCAGCTCACATTGTCCATCGGGCTCTGTGTCGCCAACTCACCAATGCCCGTCAAGGAAATGCCTCCACCAAGACCCGCGCCGAAGTTCGGGGGGGTGGACGTAAACCCTGGCGGCAGAAGGGAACGGGACGCGCTCGTGCCGGTTCCAATCGCTCCCCGCTGTGGCGTAAGGGGGGGGTCATCTTTGGGCCGAAGCCCAGAGATTACGTTCTCAAGATGAATCGTAAGGAGCGGCGGCTGGCTCTGCGCACTGCTTTTCAGAGTCGGGTTCCCGACCTGATTGTGGTGGAGGATTTTGCCCAGCATCTCCCCCGGCCTAAAACGAAAGAATTGGCAGCCGCGATCGCCCGTTGGGGCGTGAAACCCGATGCCAAGGTGCTGCTGATTATTGCGGAGCGGCATGAAACCGTTTACTTATCAGCTCGGAACCTGGGCAACCTGAAGCTGATTGCTGCCAACAACCTAAATATTGCGGATCTGCTGGATGCTGATCAAATTATCAGTACTCAGGCAGCCCTTGCCAAAATCCAGGAGGTCTACGGTGCCTGA
- the rplC gene encoding 50S ribosomal protein L3, with protein sequence MSLGILGTKLGMTQVFDATGKAIPVTVVQAGPCTVTQIKTRSKEGYAAVQVGFSEVSQKALNQPELGHLAKSGAPPMRHLREYRLDDPETFALGQQIKADIFTPGQSVDVIGTSIGRGFAGYQKRHNFGRGPMSHGSKNHRQPGSIGAGTTPGRVYPGKRMAGRLGGDRVTLRKLTVIRIDADRNLLLIKGAVPGKPGALLNIVPAKQVGSSQ encoded by the coding sequence GTGTCCTTGGGAATTCTGGGAACAAAACTTGGTATGACCCAGGTGTTTGACGCGACGGGTAAGGCGATTCCAGTCACCGTTGTGCAGGCAGGGCCATGTACCGTTACACAAATTAAGACGCGATCGAAGGAAGGCTATGCTGCTGTCCAAGTGGGGTTTAGTGAAGTGTCCCAGAAGGCACTAAATCAGCCTGAATTGGGTCATCTCGCCAAGTCTGGTGCGCCACCGATGCGGCATTTGCGGGAGTATCGCCTCGATGATCCCGAGACCTTTGCCCTCGGACAGCAAATTAAAGCAGACATCTTTACGCCGGGTCAGAGCGTTGATGTCATTGGAACCAGCATTGGCCGAGGGTTTGCAGGTTACCAAAAACGCCACAATTTTGGGCGAGGACCGATGTCCCATGGTTCTAAAAACCACCGCCAACCGGGTTCCATCGGAGCGGGGACTACACCAGGGCGAGTTTATCCCGGCAAGCGGATGGCAGGACGTCTGGGGGGGGATCGGGTCACCCTACGTAAATTGACCGTGATCCGCATTGATGCCGATCGCAATTTACTGCTGATCAAAGGTGCCGTTCCGGGGAAACCTGGTGCCCTCCTCAATATCGTCCCTGCCAAGCAAGTTGGGAGTTCTCAATAA
- the ndhN gene encoding NAD(P)H-quinone oxidoreductase subunit N, with amino-acid sequence MALIAIGNQFVQDLEKSQALGLYVPLEGGFEGRYRRRLRAAGYTTLVLTARGLGDLSMYLMGVHGIRPPHLGKKDIGQGAAVGARYFAPPIVQQQLEHLPPTAKGFVLWIIEGFVLSNQELEFLSLLPTLEPRVRVVVEVGGDRTLRWLPLKNTLIAAS; translated from the coding sequence ATGGCACTGATTGCGATCGGTAACCAATTTGTTCAGGATCTGGAAAAATCTCAAGCCTTAGGGTTGTATGTGCCCCTGGAAGGGGGATTTGAAGGACGGTATCGGCGGCGGCTCCGAGCCGCAGGCTACACCACCTTGGTCTTGACTGCCCGCGGGTTGGGGGATCTGTCGATGTATTTGATGGGAGTCCACGGGATTCGACCGCCCCACTTAGGCAAAAAGGATATTGGCCAAGGCGCGGCGGTGGGGGCACGCTATTTTGCCCCCCCGATTGTGCAACAACAGTTGGAGCATCTGCCCCCCACTGCTAAAGGGTTTGTGCTCTGGATCATTGAGGGATTTGTACTCTCAAATCAGGAGCTAGAATTTTTGAGTTTACTGCCCACACTGGAGCCTCGGGTGCGGGTGGTGGTTGAAGTGGGGGGCGATCGCACCCTGCGCTGGCTGCCCTTGAAAAACACCCTGATCGCTGCCTCCTGA